From Elstera cyanobacteriorum:
CCATTTTACGCGGCCCCTATCGTGGCGATATCGATAAAGCGATGGGCGGTAGCGTGATGGCGAATTTCGCCGCGACCGCCGCCACCGCGCTCGATGCCTTATTGGCCATCCAAGAAGCCACCGTCGCCGATACCACGGCCTATGGCGAACAGCGCGCCGGGGTCGCCAATATTCGGTTGATCACGATGCTGGGGCTTACGGCCGTCGGCTTGGGGTTGACCATTCTCTCGATGTGGGTCGTCACCCGCCGCGTTATTGCCCCGCTGCTTCACCTCAGCGGTACGATGCAAACGCTAGCGACCGGCACCTATACCATTACGGTAGACGGTCAGGACCGGCACGACGAAATTGGCGCGATGGCAAAAACCGTCGCCGTCTTCCAGCAAAACGGGCTTGAAAACCAACGGCTTGCTGCGGAAACGGAGCGGTTGCGCGCCTCCGCCGAGGCCGACCGTCGGGCCGCCCTGCATGGTATCGCCGACCGCTTGAAGCAGGAGGTGGGGAGCGTTGTTTCCATCGTTTCCGCCGCCGCCGGTCAAATGACCGCCTCTGCCGAGGGCCTATCGCAGACGGCGGGGACCACGGCGCAACGGTCCGAATCGGTCGCCACCGCCAGCGCCGCCGCCACCGATAATGTGGGCGCCGTTGCCGCCGCCGCTGAAGAACTATCCGCCTCGATTTCGGAAATTGAACGGCAAGTGACCCATTCCACCGGCATTGCCGCCCAAGCGGTTAACCGCGCTACGGCGACGAATGAAACCGTGCAGGGCCTCGCCGAAGCCGCCGAGCGTATTGGCGAAGTCGTGCGCCTGATTGGGGAAATTGCCGGGCAAACGAACCTTCTGGCCCTCAATGCCACCATCGAAGCCGCGCGCGCCGGGGAAGCCGGTAAGGGCTTTGCTGTCGTCGCCACCGAAGTTAAGAACCTTGCCGCGCAGACCGCGCGCGCGACGGAGGAGATCAGCGCCCAGATCGCCAATATCCGCGCGACCACCGATGAAACCGTCGATGCCATCCTCGGTATCGGGCGGGTCATTGGCGAGATGGACAATATCACACGGATGATCGCCGAAGCCGTCGCCAGCCAAAGCGCCGCGACCGATGATATTGCCCGCAATGTCCAGGCGGCAGCGCATGGAACCCGCTCCGTCTCCGAAACCATTGGCGATGTCACCCATCTCGCCCGCGATACCGGCTCTGCCGCCGCCGATTTGCTGGTTGCCAGCCGCGAGGTTACGCGCCAGTCCGACCAACTGCGGCAGGGGGTAGACCGGTTCCTCGCCGATTTGACGGCGGTTTAGGAAGCGACTAATCAGCCAACCGCGTCCCTGGCGGGGCGGCTTGGCCGAGCAGCCAGGAACGAAAGCGCCGCAGCGTCGGGTGATCGGCGCGGGCCGGGGGATAGGCGAGAGCATAGGTGCCAGGGCGGGAAAGACCGCGCGGAAATAGCACTTCCAGCCGCCCCGACGCCAAATCGGGTTCGATGAGAAAGCGCGGTACCAGCGCGGCGCCAAGCCCGTGAACGGCGGCTTCTGCCAAGGTCAGAAAATGTTCAAACCGAAACCCGGGCGCGGCCAACCCGGTACCGGACAGGCCGCCCGCCGTAAACCAATCGGCCCAGGCCTGCGGGCGGGTGGAGAGTTCGAGGCGCGGCACGGAGAGCAAATCCGCCTCCTCCCGAATGCCGAAGCGGTGGCGAAAGCGCGGACTGGCGACCGGCACGACGGTTTCCCCAAACAAAGGATCGAGATGCGCCCCCGGCCACGGGCGCGGCCCGGCGTGGATGGCGGCATCCACGCCACTGCCGATGAAATCGAACGGCTCGATATGGGTCACCAGATTAAGCCGCAGTTTTGGAAACCGCGCGTGAAAATCCGGTAAACGCGGCACCAGCCAGCGGGTAGCGAAACTGGGGAGCACCGCCAGGGTCAGGCTTTGGCCCGCGTCCGCTGCCGTCGCGCAAGCGCGCAGCAGGTCGGTGAGCAGCGGCGCCACCTCCGTCACCAGCCGCCGCCCGGCTTCCGTTGGCGCGATGCGTTGGCGCACCCGGTCGAACAGGGTTACGCCCAGCGCGGCTTCCACTTGGCCGATTTGGCGGCTCACGGCGCTTTGCGTTAACCCCAGGCGTTGCGCCGCCGCCGAAACCGACCCGAGTTCCGCCGCCAGCACCACCGCCTGCAATCCGGGAAGCGTCGGCAAAGCCATTCTTTATTCCATTCTCGCATCAACCTAGGCCAGATTGATGCTATCCCCCACCGAACAGATGCGCAATGCTCCGCCCATCGAGTTTTCGGGAGGACAGGATGTCGATTCTGGTTACGCTGGTCAGCCGGGTTCTGGGTGCGGAAAAGGCGCAGGCCCTGGTCGATACGCTCTATATTCACCCCGCCCTGCTGGCCGAAGACGGGCCGCGCGTTAGCCGCGCCGTCATGGCACAGGCGCTGAACATGGTGTTGTTCGACGATCTGCTGATC
This genomic window contains:
- a CDS encoding LysR family transcriptional regulator; translation: MALPTLPGLQAVVLAAELGSVSAAAQRLGLTQSAVSRQIGQVEAALGVTLFDRVRQRIAPTEAGRRLVTEVAPLLTDLLRACATAADAGQSLTLAVLPSFATRWLVPRLPDFHARFPKLRLNLVTHIEPFDFIGSGVDAAIHAGPRPWPGAHLDPLFGETVVPVASPRFRHRFGIREEADLLSVPRLELSTRPQAWADWFTAGGLSGTGLAAPGFRFEHFLTLAEAAVHGLGAALVPRFLIEPDLASGRLEVLFPRGLSRPGTYALAYPPARADHPTLRRFRSWLLGQAAPPGTRLAD
- a CDS encoding methyl-accepting chemotaxis protein, producing MSLKAQLLAVVSTLTLLLLAAAGFAAFDAWREREQLERSVTLNRTADLYTWAATQWAGELAATLAQAKPEAIAMRRSNADIGADEALDATQALLGMLPAEANALAMARKVIEAQRGKADAANRTPADLLRLSDGLADAIAQARSLQVALTRAIPAADLILAQRLRLKRLLADATATLSEEQGLVLLAARGVEVPKQRMMALRDINVAAFAEVEREAGLSTLGPAALDAVAKAATILRGPYRGDIDKAMGGSVMANFAATAATALDALLAIQEATVADTTAYGEQRAGVANIRLITMLGLTAVGLGLTILSMWVVTRRVIAPLLHLSGTMQTLATGTYTITVDGQDRHDEIGAMAKTVAVFQQNGLENQRLAAETERLRASAEADRRAALHGIADRLKQEVGSVVSIVSAAAGQMTASAEGLSQTAGTTAQRSESVATASAAATDNVGAVAAAAEELSASISEIERQVTHSTGIAAQAVNRATATNETVQGLAEAAERIGEVVRLIGEIAGQTNLLALNATIEAARAGEAGKGFAVVATEVKNLAAQTARATEEISAQIANIRATTDETVDAILGIGRVIGEMDNITRMIAEAVASQSAATDDIARNVQAAAHGTRSVSETIGDVTHLARDTGSAAADLLVASREVTRQSDQLRQGVDRFLADLTAV